Proteins encoded together in one Anguilla anguilla isolate fAngAng1 chromosome 9, fAngAng1.pri, whole genome shotgun sequence window:
- the LOC118235110 gene encoding uncharacterized protein LOC118235110 isoform X3, with product MQANSSITRGSGENGTSQHVTTVHQPQNRNTPDQSQDTFILNQTGKHGVMQGILGNSKSFGLLVGGNMSPGILNDACSGYTEVEQIFDYWMTGLDHVSNDKTGDAGQEFSHEVQKNLVGQEPPPVKQETKILTHTSKAGLSTQAGYCVRNPQWKCDSTEKENEKLEGSGLSGDPFVNRKGSLIGNACHQGNDKYYKHENLDLKDLPHSTPLENRRVFCASHIEMESRELKHKPQDIKGEDAFWSEGESLPQFDVWMESLKESDCQHTSNEDIKPDCLDSKELFKAMSAENDHSPQVHQHVSDKVARTDYLKKPICVSQIEIENKKIKCEPRDMEEGEVMLSEALGHIKNERQEVNKAERENIHKSGKRFVKTQIRLESSQMEIDHHFVRKQEKAVKPDSRNLEISPGLRNDLQNTFHVKHEREVNAECLGVKKEDPVWTVNSIKQEIYTDGRSDCRVSVDPIWASHSLQTQSKIANTDNICNDKKSFPKNVPECTKSVDFKAESYLKDEDPNWAFHCFSRSDTSHLKSPPPSNSQTSDEFQRPSNMIASDPQQEAPVPVQQIFPSGFSHQVRTAQDPSVQTATQISPMLNQKEVAQKQAAQQSFQYSQGEKCFSSHDTLKVPTIMHENDPYIVEQLKQLSFCRLCGEKQILHLQKGDVLNGKIVLTPKCSSSEKEFWKCCLCKRGFRTRGRIHLHQHVHLRKLSKPKIKCPKCKRKLNISDSLRKCSEVHIQGTVPCKSCVISSIKKECIQIAGYLNLLIANLNSSKNSI from the exons ATGCAAGCAAACAGTAGCATCACCAGAGGAAGTGGAGAGAATGGAACGTCTCAACACGTGACCACAGTACACCAACCTCAAAACCGGAACACACCAGATCAATCTCAAGATACATTCATACTGAACCAGACAGGAAAGCATGGAGTTATGCAAGGGATACTGGGAAATTCGAAAAGCTTTGGATTGCTTGTTGGTGGCAATATGTCCCCTGGCATATTGAATGATGCCTGCAGTGGATACACTGAAGTTGAGCAGATCTTTGATTACTGGATGACGGGTCTCGATCATGTCAGTAATGACAAAACAGGAGATGCTGGTCAGGAGTTCAGTCATGAGGTACAAAAAAATCTTGTCGGTCAGGAACCACCTCCAGTCAAACAGGAGACAAAAATATTGACTCATACCTCCAAAGCTGGATTGTCAACTCAAGCTGGATACTGTGTGAGGAATCCTCAGTGGAAATGTGATTCtactgaaaaggaaaatgagaaGTTGGAGGGCTCTGGTTTGTCAGGTGATCCATTTGTTAATAGGAAAGGGAGTTTGATTGGAAATGCTTGTCATCAAGGAAATGACAAATATTATAAACACGAGAATCTGGATTTGAAAGATTTGCCACATTCCACACCTCTTGAAAACCGCCGTGTTTTTTGTGCTTCCCATATAGAGATGGAAAGTAGAGAATTAAAACATAAACCTCAGGATATCAAAGGGGAAGATGCATTTTGGTCAGAGGGTGAGAGTTTACCACAGTTTGATGTATGGATGGAGAGTCTGAAAGAAAGTGATTGCCAACATACTAGTAATGAGGATATTAAACCGGATTGTTTGGATTCAAAAGAATTGTTCAAAGCCATGTCTGCTGAAAACGACCATAGTCCCCAG GTTCACCAGCATGTAAGCGACAAAGTTGCGAGAACTGATTACCTAAAGAAGCCCATTTGTGTTTCTCAGAtagaaattgaaaataaaaaaataaaatgtgaaccTCGGGACATGGAAGAGGGCGAAGTCATGTTGTCTGAGGCTTTGGGGCATATTAAAAATGAACGGCAGGAAGTGAACAAAGCTGAAAGGGAGAATATTCATAAATCAGGAAAGAGGTTTGTGAAAACCCAAATCAGACTGGAGTCTTCTCAGATGGAGATTGATCATCATTTTGTGAGGAAACAGGAGAAGGCTGTAAAGCCAGATTCAAGAAATCTAGAAATCTCCCCAGGACTAAGAAATGATTTACAAAATACGTTTCATGTAAAACACGAAAGGGAAGTGAATGCCGAGTGTCTTGGGGTGAAAAAAGAGGATCCTGTTTGGACTGTAAATTCTATAAAGCAGGAAATCTATACCGATGGGAGGTCTGACTGCAGGGTTTCTGTGGATCCCATTTGGGCTTCCCATAGTTTGCAGACTCAGTCGAAGATTGCCAACACAGATAATATatgcaatgacaaaaaaagcttTCCTAAAAATGTGCCAGAGTGCACCAAATCTGTGGACTTTAAAGCTGAATCATATTTGAAAGATGAGGATCCCAATTGGgcttttcattgcttttcaaGAAGTGACACTAGTCACTTAAAATCACCTCCCCCTTCAAACTCTCAAACTAGCGATGAATTTCAGCGCCCATCCAATATGATTGCATCAGACCCCCAACAAGAGGCCCCTGTCCCAGTTCAGCAGATATTCCCATCTGGTTTCAGTCATCAAGTTAGGACAGCACAGGATCCCTCTGTCCAGACGGCCACTCAGATAAGTCCTATGTTAAATCAGAAGGAAGTTGCTCAGAAGCAAGCAGCACAACAATCATTCCAATACAGCCAAGGTGAAAAGTGCTTCAGTAGTCATGATACATTAAAAGTCCCCACAATAATGCATGAAAATGACCCATACATTGTAGAGCAGTTGAAACAACTTTCATTTTGCAGACTCTGTGGAGAAAAACAGATCTTGCATTTGCAGAAGGGAGATGTGCTGAATGGAAAAATAGTTTTGACACCTAAGTGCAGTTCAAGCGAAAAAGAGTTCTGGAAGTGTTGCTTATGCAAACGTGGCTTCAGAACTCGAGGAAGAATACATTTACACCAGCATGTACACTTAAGAAAATTGtcaaagccaaaaataaaatgtccaaaGTGTAAACGTAAACTTAATATTTCAGACAGCCTGAGGAAATGCAGTGAAGTACATATCCAAGGCACCGTACCCTGTAAGTCATGTGTTATCAGTTCTATCAAAAAGGAGTGCATTCAGATCGCCGGCTATTTGAATCTtctgattgcaaatctaaattCAAGCAAAAACAGCATCTGA